A window from Flavobacterium gyeonganense encodes these proteins:
- a CDS encoding SIR2 family NAD-dependent protein deacylase, with product MKKKLVVLTGAGISAESGIKTFRDSDGLWEGHDVMEVATPEGWHKNQELVLNFYNKRRQQLKEVEPNLGHKILAELEKDFDVHIITQNVDDLHERAGSSKVLHLHGELLKVRSTKNRDLILEWTEDLVTGDLDKNGHQLRPHIVWFGEDVPALEEAIAITEAADYFAVIGTSLQVYPAAGLISYTYSITPVFYIDPKPISIPNIRNKVETIAKFASEGVADLRDKLLNLEKPNDF from the coding sequence ATGAAAAAGAAATTAGTGGTGCTTACCGGAGCCGGAATAAGTGCCGAAAGCGGTATTAAAACTTTTCGTGACAGTGACGGATTATGGGAAGGCCATGATGTAATGGAAGTAGCAACTCCCGAAGGCTGGCATAAAAATCAGGAACTGGTTTTAAATTTTTACAACAAAAGACGCCAACAGCTTAAAGAAGTCGAGCCGAATTTAGGACACAAAATTTTAGCCGAATTAGAAAAAGATTTTGATGTTCATATTATTACTCAAAATGTTGACGATTTACATGAAAGAGCCGGAAGTTCCAAAGTTTTACATTTGCATGGAGAATTACTAAAAGTCAGAAGTACCAAAAATCGGGATTTGATTTTAGAATGGACTGAGGATTTGGTAACCGGAGATTTAGATAAAAACGGACACCAGCTGCGTCCGCATATTGTCTGGTTTGGCGAAGATGTTCCGGCACTTGAAGAAGCGATTGCCATAACGGAGGCCGCTGATTATTTTGCCGTAATCGGAACATCTCTTCAGGTATATCCTGCAGCAGGGTTAATCAGTTATACCTATAGTATTACGCCAGTTTTCTACATTGATCCGAAGCCAATTTCAATTCCGAATATTAGAAACAAGGTTGAAACCATTGCAAAATTTGCTTCAGAAGGTGTAGCTGACCTGAGAGATAAACTATTGAATTTAGAAAAACCAAATGATTTTTGA
- a CDS encoding TrmH family RNA methyltransferase, with protein sequence MIDLDYLAFLENILTDNRKERFLHVLENRTKHFTVAVEDVYQMHNTSAVMRSCEVFGIQELNVIEQRFGKRIDKEIALGAQKWVDINRFDSVEGCLSDLRNKGYQIIATTPHEQDCMLEDFDISKPSALFFGTEKEGLSAAIMDNADGFLKIPMVGFTESLNISVSAAIIIQNLTNRLRRSDIKWQLFDEEILVKRLDWAKNSIKDIKRIEARYYEENPR encoded by the coding sequence ATGATTGATTTAGATTACCTCGCTTTTCTTGAAAATATACTGACTGATAACCGCAAGGAACGATTTCTGCATGTTCTGGAAAACCGCACCAAACATTTTACAGTTGCAGTAGAAGATGTGTACCAAATGCATAATACGAGTGCTGTAATGCGCAGCTGTGAGGTTTTTGGAATTCAGGAACTAAATGTTATCGAACAGCGTTTCGGGAAAAGAATTGATAAAGAAATTGCTCTTGGTGCCCAGAAATGGGTAGACATCAACAGATTTGATTCGGTTGAAGGGTGTTTGTCTGATCTGAGGAATAAAGGATATCAGATTATTGCAACAACACCTCACGAACAGGACTGTATGCTGGAAGATTTTGACATATCAAAACCAAGCGCATTATTTTTTGGAACAGAAAAAGAAGGATTGTCTGCAGCAATTATGGACAATGCAGATGGTTTTTTGAAAATACCAATGGTTGGTTTTACCGAAAGCCTCAATATTTCGGTTTCTGCGGCTATTATAATTCAAAACCTAACCAACAGGCTTCGAAGATCAGATATAAAATGGCAGTTGTTTGATGAAGAGATTTTAGTAAAGCGTTTAGATTGGGCGAAAAACTCCATAAAAGATATTAAGCGTATTGAAGCGCGTTATTACGAGGAGAATCCCCGATAA
- the purB gene encoding adenylosuccinate lyase gives MTTLNELNAISPIDGRYRSKTQNLAPFFSEEALIKYRVLVEVEYFIALCEIPLPQLQDINSDLFESLRNIYKNFSTEDALWIKETEKVTNHDVKAVEYFIKDAFEKLGLSQHKEFIHFGLTSQDINNTAIPLSTKEAFEQVYMPSLIAVISKLKELSVEWKDIPMLARTHGQPASPTRLGKEILVFVERLEEQMRLLFNIPFAAKFGGATGNFNAHHVAYPQIDWKQFGTKFVEIGLGLQHSFPTTQIEHYDHFAAFFDGLKRINNIIIDLDRDIWTYVSMDYFKQKIKAGEIGSSAMPHKVNPIDFENSEGNLGIANAIFEHLAAKLPISRLQRDLTDSTVLRNIGVPVGHTIIAFEATLKGLNKLLLNESKFAEDLEKNWAVVAEAIQTILRREAYPNPYEALKGLTRTNEAIDKNAIHNFIATLEVSDSVRAELMAITPSNYTGI, from the coding sequence ATGACTACTCTAAACGAATTGAATGCTATATCGCCAATTGACGGAAGATATAGAAGTAAAACCCAAAATTTAGCACCTTTCTTTTCTGAAGAAGCTTTAATAAAATATCGTGTATTAGTTGAAGTTGAATACTTTATTGCTTTATGCGAAATTCCGTTGCCTCAATTACAGGACATAAATTCAGATTTATTTGAAAGCCTTCGTAATATCTACAAGAATTTCTCTACTGAAGACGCACTTTGGATTAAAGAAACTGAGAAAGTAACGAACCATGACGTAAAGGCGGTGGAATACTTTATCAAAGATGCTTTCGAAAAATTAGGTTTATCTCAACACAAAGAGTTCATTCACTTCGGATTAACCTCTCAGGACATTAACAACACTGCTATTCCACTTTCTACAAAAGAAGCTTTTGAACAGGTTTATATGCCATCATTAATTGCTGTAATTTCAAAATTGAAAGAATTGAGCGTTGAATGGAAGGATATTCCGATGTTAGCACGTACTCACGGACAGCCAGCCTCTCCTACCCGTTTAGGAAAAGAAATTTTGGTTTTTGTAGAACGTTTAGAAGAGCAGATGCGTTTGTTGTTCAATATTCCGTTTGCAGCTAAATTTGGAGGAGCAACAGGAAATTTTAATGCACATCACGTAGCTTACCCACAAATTGACTGGAAACAATTCGGAACTAAATTTGTTGAAATCGGTTTAGGTTTGCAACATTCATTTCCGACCACTCAAATCGAGCATTATGATCATTTTGCTGCATTTTTTGATGGTTTAAAAAGAATCAACAATATCATTATCGATTTAGATCGTGATATCTGGACATATGTTTCGATGGATTATTTCAAGCAAAAAATCAAAGCAGGAGAAATTGGATCATCAGCAATGCCACATAAAGTAAACCCGATTGATTTTGAAAACTCAGAAGGAAACTTAGGAATTGCAAATGCTATTTTCGAACATTTGGCTGCTAAATTACCAATCTCAAGATTACAGCGTGATTTGACCGACAGTACAGTTTTAAGAAATATCGGAGTTCCTGTTGGACATACTATTATTGCTTTTGAAGCGACTTTGAAAGGTTTGAACAAATTACTTTTAAATGAAAGTAAATTTGCCGAAGATTTAGAAAAGAACTGGGCAGTTGTTGCAGAAGCGATCCAGACTATCCTGCGTCGTGAAGCCTATCCAAATCCTTATGAAGCGTTGAAGGGCTTAACCAGAACCAATGAAGCAATTGATAAAAATGCCATTCATAATTTCATTGCAACTTTAGAAGTTTCTGATTCGGTAAGAGCAGAATTAATGGCAATTACCCCTAGCAATTACACAGGAATTTAA
- a CDS encoding AEC family transporter — protein sequence MEIFTAWTFFKLILVPFAILVLYVFIFNQHSEPIKITIMETAMAPMITGAILASTYGLKPKLSSMMVGFGIPISFLTLAIWYFILLFL from the coding sequence TTGGAAATTTTTACGGCTTGGACTTTTTTTAAGCTTATTCTGGTTCCGTTTGCCATTTTAGTACTATATGTTTTTATTTTCAATCAGCATTCAGAGCCTATCAAAATTACAATTATGGAAACCGCTATGGCACCCATGATTACAGGCGCAATTTTAGCTTCGACTTATGGCTTGAAGCCAAAATTAAGCAGTATGATGGTGGGTTTTGGGATTCCGATTTCGTTCTTAACTCTTGCTATTTGGTACTTTATATTGCTTTTCTTATGA
- a CDS encoding Crp/Fnr family transcriptional regulator: protein MQQIRDNFERMAKLSDEDWNTFSSKLTRQEFSKKTAILKTGHVENYLSFVEKGIVRYYVPSESKDLTFTFGFDGEFVSGYDSFITRLPANYTVEALADTILWRISYIDLQEIYAVTKIGNTIGRLASEGLFLKKSKRELSLLNESAEQRYRNLFTEQPQLIQKIPQKYLASYIGITPQALSRIRKRIY from the coding sequence ATGCAACAAATAAGAGACAATTTCGAGCGAATGGCAAAACTCTCTGATGAAGACTGGAATACCTTTTCATCAAAACTCACTCGTCAGGAATTTTCAAAGAAAACCGCTATACTTAAAACCGGTCATGTTGAAAATTATCTTTCTTTTGTAGAAAAAGGAATCGTTAGATATTATGTACCCTCAGAAAGCAAAGACCTCACATTTACTTTTGGATTTGATGGTGAATTTGTGAGTGGTTATGATTCATTCATTACCAGATTACCCGCAAACTACACCGTTGAAGCTCTTGCAGACACAATACTTTGGCGCATCTCTTACATTGATCTTCAGGAGATTTATGCCGTGACCAAAATTGGTAATACAATTGGCAGATTAGCAAGCGAGGGATTATTTCTAAAAAAATCAAAGAGGGAACTGTCGCTACTGAACGAGTCAGCAGAACAACGATATCGCAATTTATTCACAGAGCAGCCTCAGTTAATTCAAAAAATACCCCAAAAATACCTTGCATCCTATATTGGTATTACTCCACAAGCTTTAAGCCGAATACGAAAACGCATTTATTAA
- a CDS encoding sterol desaturase family protein: MIFESWLQQLTEFNLVSLAVFFLIENLVLIYISVLIGRIIEPENTVLKKSDRKWVFSTLICNTFITVSGFELYRFRILEIDFSESIVSFLFDTLFLIILMDFFMFCFHFLAHRLKWFNPIHRLHHTHVETSVYSLYVLHPIETLGFGIIWLFLITILKFNFLSIIIYLILNLSYGIFGHLKTDIFPDFWYKNRLTKWISTTKFHNDHHKNESHNYGFYFTIWDKIFKTII, encoded by the coding sequence ATGATTTTTGAAAGCTGGCTGCAGCAATTAACAGAATTCAATCTGGTTTCTCTGGCTGTTTTCTTCCTGATTGAAAACTTAGTTTTAATCTATATTTCAGTTTTGATCGGACGAATAATTGAACCGGAGAATACTGTTTTAAAAAAGTCTGATCGTAAATGGGTATTTTCAACTCTCATTTGCAATACATTCATAACAGTATCAGGCTTTGAATTGTATCGATTTAGAATCCTGGAAATAGATTTTTCAGAATCAATTGTTTCTTTCTTGTTTGATACTTTGTTTCTAATTATTCTGATGGACTTTTTTATGTTCTGTTTTCATTTTCTGGCACATCGATTAAAATGGTTCAACCCTATTCACAGGCTTCATCACACACATGTTGAGACCAGTGTTTACAGCCTTTATGTCCTTCACCCTATTGAAACTTTAGGCTTTGGTATCATTTGGCTATTTTTAATTACGATCCTAAAATTTAACTTTTTAAGCATTATCATTTACCTCATTTTAAACTTATCGTACGGAATATTTGGCCATTTAAAGACTGACATTTTCCCTGATTTTTGGTATAAAAACCGCTTAACAAAATGGATCTCAACTACAAAATTCCACAATGATCATCATAAAAACGAATCGCATAATTATGGTTTCTATTTCACTATTTGGGATAAAATTTTCAAAACCATAATTTAA
- a CDS encoding PepSY-associated TM helix domain-containing protein encodes MSKEITSKKSKKKDSKIIKKIKQHMYKWHRAIGLITIIPVIFWTLSGLMHPFMAHFFKPQIAHEKLEQQIINQNQLHFSIQEVLQKNELTQFKNFRIVTFNNKTYYQLKTIIGELWYFDASTAEKLENGDQKYAEWLSRYFLDDQKSDIKKSEIVTEFNSQYKYVNRYLPVYKLSFDRTDAMEVYVETSSSKLATFNPVSRQWFIWFFDTFHNWAFIDAISNNSIRIITMILLLSIIGFSALSGILIYGLLWKQFKKTDSLQPKKGLRKYHRQIGIWISLFTLTFAFSGAYHATTKWEPYTLSQMIYEPTFETKEIPGANNKVDLDWNRFQNMSIITLNDTAYYRCQLAEKETKRFKKPKSDSKWNKKEDTKSEVLYINATTNKIAPNLDLEYAEFLAYYFTDGAPKASCCEMIDTPEDDSQPSFENIKLLESKVLNDFESREYGFVNKRLPVVKLAYDTPEKTTYFIETSTSRLAAVINNSDRVEGYSFAILHKFLFMDWAGKNIRDLSMVLAALTILVVSILGFILFLKR; translated from the coding sequence ATGAGTAAAGAAATAACATCCAAAAAATCCAAAAAGAAAGATTCTAAAATAATAAAGAAGATCAAACAGCACATGTACAAATGGCATCGTGCGATAGGTTTAATTACAATTATTCCTGTAATCTTCTGGACATTATCAGGTTTGATGCACCCGTTTATGGCGCATTTTTTCAAACCTCAAATTGCCCATGAAAAACTGGAACAGCAAATTATTAATCAAAATCAACTGCATTTTTCGATTCAGGAAGTTTTACAGAAAAATGAACTAACACAATTCAAAAATTTCAGAATTGTTACCTTCAACAATAAAACGTATTATCAGCTTAAAACGATAATTGGCGAATTATGGTATTTTGATGCCTCAACAGCTGAGAAACTAGAAAACGGAGATCAAAAATATGCTGAATGGCTCTCAAGATATTTTTTAGATGATCAGAAAAGCGACATAAAAAAGAGTGAGATTGTAACCGAATTTAATTCGCAATACAAATACGTAAATCGTTATTTACCTGTCTATAAATTGAGTTTTGATCGCACTGATGCGATGGAAGTTTATGTAGAAACCTCATCAAGCAAACTGGCTACTTTTAATCCGGTTTCCAGACAATGGTTTATCTGGTTTTTCGACACTTTTCATAACTGGGCCTTTATAGATGCCATTTCGAACAACAGTATTCGAATTATTACCATGATTTTACTGCTGTCGATTATTGGATTTTCTGCCCTGAGCGGAATCTTAATTTACGGCTTACTTTGGAAACAATTCAAAAAAACGGATAGTCTACAGCCTAAAAAAGGACTTCGGAAATACCATCGCCAAATCGGAATCTGGATTTCGCTTTTTACTTTGACATTTGCTTTTAGCGGTGCTTATCACGCTACCACAAAATGGGAGCCATACACCTTATCACAAATGATTTATGAACCTACTTTTGAAACCAAAGAAATTCCCGGAGCCAATAATAAGGTTGATTTAGACTGGAATCGTTTTCAAAATATGAGTATTATTACACTAAATGACACGGCTTATTATCGTTGTCAGTTGGCTGAAAAAGAAACAAAAAGATTCAAAAAACCAAAATCAGATTCTAAATGGAACAAAAAAGAGGATACAAAATCTGAAGTCCTTTACATTAACGCAACTACAAATAAAATTGCGCCAAACCTGGATTTAGAATATGCCGAATTTTTAGCTTATTATTTTACCGATGGGGCACCAAAAGCTTCGTGTTGCGAAATGATTGATACGCCAGAAGATGATTCTCAGCCTTCTTTTGAAAATATAAAATTGCTTGAATCAAAAGTTTTGAATGACTTTGAAAGCAGAGAATACGGCTTTGTCAATAAAAGATTACCGGTCGTAAAATTGGCATATGATACGCCTGAGAAAACAACTTACTTTATTGAAACTTCAACATCAAGATTGGCCGCAGTTATCAATAACTCAGACCGGGTTGAAGGGTATTCTTTTGCCATCCTGCACAAATTTTTATTTATGGACTGGGCTGGAAAAAACATCCGCGACTTGTCAATGGTTTTGGCTGCATTAACCATTTTGGTTGTGAGTATTCTTGGATTTATTCTTTTCTTAAAGAGATAG
- a CDS encoding BNR-4 repeat-containing protein, whose translation MEKKYNLPITVASAEIAWKIPEKSSLINQTSMTADENGNPYIANYWSENNIPQFQIVYLENGIWKKSNTGFRQTSFSLGGGGTKKIPISRPDLLIKEEEKNRYLYLLF comes from the coding sequence ATGGAGAAAAAATATAATTTACCCATAACTGTAGCATCTGCAGAAATTGCCTGGAAAATTCCGGAAAAATCGAGTTTGATCAACCAAACTTCAATGACGGCAGATGAAAACGGAAATCCTTATATTGCTAATTATTGGAGTGAAAACAATATTCCGCAGTTTCAGATTGTGTATTTAGAAAATGGTATCTGGAAAAAATCGAATACAGGTTTCAGGCAGACTTCTTTTTCTCTGGGAGGCGGCGGCACCAAAAAAATCCCGATTTCCAGACCTGATTTATTGATTAAAGAAGAAGAGAAAAATCGTTATTTGTATCTTCTTTTTTAG
- a CDS encoding peroxiredoxin — protein MSTLRLGDIAPDFQAETTQGTINFHEWLGDSWGVLFSHPADFTPVCTTELGTVANYVPEFTKRNTKVIALSVDGLDSHKEWIKDINETQNTEVNFPIIADEDKKVANLYDMLHPNASDKFTVRSVFVIGPDKKIKLTLTYPASTGRNFDELLRVIDSLQLTANYSVATPANWKDGQDVVIAPAIPDSDIPAKFPKGYTPIKPYLRLTPQPNK, from the coding sequence ATGTCAACATTACGATTAGGCGATATAGCACCCGATTTCCAGGCTGAAACAACACAAGGAACAATTAATTTTCATGAATGGTTAGGTGATTCATGGGGTGTTTTATTTTCTCACCCTGCTGATTTTACGCCGGTTTGTACCACTGAATTAGGAACTGTAGCCAATTACGTTCCTGAATTTACAAAAAGAAATACTAAAGTTATTGCTTTGAGTGTTGATGGTTTGGATTCCCATAAAGAATGGATTAAAGACATCAATGAAACGCAAAATACAGAAGTTAATTTTCCAATCATTGCAGACGAAGATAAAAAAGTAGCAAATTTGTATGATATGCTGCACCCAAATGCAAGCGATAAATTTACAGTGCGTTCTGTTTTTGTAATTGGGCCTGATAAAAAAATCAAACTGACTTTAACATATCCGGCTTCGACAGGAAGAAATTTTGACGAATTGCTTCGTGTTATAGACAGCTTACAGTTAACTGCAAACTATAGCGTAGCTACGCCTGCAAACTGGAAAGACGGGCAGGATGTGGTAATCGCACCAGCAATTCCGGATAGTGATATTCCGGCAAAATTTCCAAAAGGCTATACACCAATCAAACCGTATTTGCGTTTGACGCCACAGCCTAATAAATAA
- a CDS encoding cation:proton antiporter has protein sequence MLALNAAAETTHHLQPLISDLGLILMTAGIAVLIFKKMKQPLVLGYLIAGFLAGNHFDFFPSITDMKSVEVWAEIGVIFLLFSLGLEFSFKKLMKVGGTSSITAITQILFMTLIGYCVGQWMGWGKMDSIFLGATLSISSTTIIIRAFDELGVKGKKFVGIVFGALIVEDIVAILMLVLLSTIAVSNEVSGGALLQSVLKLIFFLIIWFLGGIFIIPTILKKAKHLLTDEMLLIISLAMCLMMVIFAANVGFSPALGAFIMGSIIAETTQAEKIEHLIQPVKDLFGAVFFVSVGMLINPATLVDFALPVLIITLVTIFGKALSSSFGALLSGQPLKQSVQTGMSLAQIGEFSFIIATLGMTLKVTSDFLYPIIVAVSAITTFTTPFLIKYSESFAHALEQKMPKKWVKNINRYSVNAQAIKSVSTWQIVLRSSITQIILHTIIITAIILLSSKFVAPSVADTRFGNTLAALLTLVIIAPFLWALSLRRVKVDEVERLWEERKYRGALLMLILIRMSIGLFFVGFLLNIFFSPTVAFVALIVAIAAYQIFPKKLNEQYHKIENHFLKNLNDRENKKIDRRYANLMPWDGHMSIFEIGKESNLAGKTLEELRIRESMGINIAYIRRGEVTIPIPTKTERLFPGDEISVIGTDAQITEFTNYLNQNEIEAPKNVQESEVVLRQLEVSNEDFTEKSIGQFRGKTGGMVVGIERNGNRILNPESGLILQQNDIIWVVGDKKKMAELLKKPLRS, from the coding sequence ATGCTTGCCTTAAACGCCGCTGCTGAAACTACACACCACTTACAACCTTTAATAAGTGATCTGGGACTAATCCTGATGACTGCCGGAATTGCTGTACTTATTTTTAAAAAAATGAAACAGCCTCTTGTTTTGGGATACCTGATTGCAGGTTTTTTAGCCGGAAACCATTTTGATTTTTTCCCTTCGATAACCGATATGAAAAGTGTTGAAGTCTGGGCCGAAATCGGGGTGATCTTTTTATTGTTTAGTTTAGGTCTCGAATTTAGTTTTAAGAAATTAATGAAAGTGGGCGGTACTTCTTCTATTACGGCCATAACGCAGATATTGTTTATGACACTCATTGGTTATTGTGTCGGACAATGGATGGGTTGGGGAAAAATGGACAGTATTTTTCTTGGGGCTACGCTTTCAATTTCATCTACAACAATTATCATCAGGGCATTTGATGAATTAGGTGTTAAAGGAAAAAAGTTCGTTGGAATTGTTTTCGGAGCCCTTATTGTTGAAGATATCGTTGCGATTTTAATGCTTGTTTTGTTATCCACCATCGCTGTAAGTAATGAAGTTTCAGGAGGTGCTTTGCTGCAATCTGTTTTAAAATTGATTTTCTTTTTAATCATTTGGTTTTTGGGCGGAATCTTCATTATTCCGACCATTCTCAAAAAGGCTAAACATCTTTTAACAGATGAAATGCTGCTTATCATTTCACTGGCCATGTGTTTAATGATGGTGATTTTTGCTGCAAATGTTGGTTTTTCTCCTGCATTAGGTGCTTTTATAATGGGGTCTATTATTGCCGAAACTACTCAGGCAGAAAAAATTGAACATTTGATTCAGCCTGTTAAAGACTTATTCGGAGCGGTTTTCTTTGTGTCTGTAGGAATGTTAATTAATCCTGCAACATTAGTTGACTTTGCACTTCCGGTATTGATTATCACACTAGTGACTATTTTTGGAAAAGCATTGAGTTCTTCATTTGGGGCTTTATTATCCGGTCAGCCTTTGAAACAATCGGTCCAAACCGGAATGAGTCTGGCACAGATTGGTGAATTTTCTTTTATCATTGCGACACTTGGAATGACACTAAAAGTTACAAGCGATTTCCTGTACCCCATAATTGTAGCCGTTTCTGCCATTACAACCTTTACCACGCCTTTTTTAATTAAGTATTCAGAATCGTTCGCTCATGCTTTAGAACAAAAAATGCCGAAAAAATGGGTCAAAAACATCAATCGTTACAGTGTAAATGCTCAGGCAATTAAATCGGTCAGTACCTGGCAAATTGTACTGCGCTCTTCGATAACACAAATTATCCTTCACACGATAATTATTACCGCAATCATTTTATTGTCATCTAAATTTGTGGCACCTTCCGTAGCTGATACCAGATTTGGAAATACATTAGCAGCTTTACTGACTTTAGTTATAATTGCTCCGTTTTTATGGGCACTTTCGCTGCGCCGTGTCAAAGTGGACGAAGTTGAAAGATTATGGGAAGAACGTAAATATCGCGGGGCCCTCCTGATGCTAATCTTAATCAGAATGAGTATTGGATTATTTTTTGTTGGATTTTTATTAAATATATTCTTTTCGCCAACAGTTGCTTTTGTTGCCTTGATTGTTGCAATTGCTGCTTACCAGATATTCCCTAAAAAATTAAACGAGCAATATCATAAAATTGAAAATCACTTTTTAAAGAACCTGAATGACCGTGAAAATAAAAAAATAGACAGAAGATATGCCAATTTAATGCCATGGGACGGACACATGTCTATTTTTGAAATTGGAAAAGAATCAAACCTGGCCGGAAAAACATTAGAAGAATTGCGTATTAGAGAATCAATGGGAATTAATATTGCGTACATCAGACGTGGAGAAGTCACGATTCCGATTCCGACTAAAACCGAACGTTTATTTCCGGGCGATGAAATTTCAGTAATTGGTACCGATGCTCAAATTACCGAGTTTACTAATTATTTGAACCAAAATGAAATTGAAGCTCCTAAAAATGTACAAGAATCTGAAGTTGTGCTGCGCCAGCTGGAAGTTTCTAATGAAGACTTTACAGAAAAAAGCATTGGCCAGTTTAGAGGTAAAACCGGTGGAATGGTGGTTGGAATCGAAAGAAACGGAAACCGAATCCTTAACCCTGAATCTGGTTTGATTTTACAGCAAAACGATATTATATGGGTAGTTGGAGATAAGAAAAAAATGGCTGAGTTGTTGAAAAAGCCTCTTAGAAGCTGA
- a CDS encoding BNR repeat-containing protein, whose product MNKSFYKSILCALSLTLFACATKSSKEIPVGLGWSNNSVNTVKFRKNAVTTFKDLQFTAYYDADGSVVLGKRKLNSANWEIVKTPYTGHAKDAHNSISIAVDGDGYLHVSWDHHDTKLRYAKSKSPLSLDLDREESMTGIAEQKVTYPEFYNLPNGNLLFLYRSGSSGRGNMIINSYSVKDKKWSQIQSNLLNGEDKRSAYWQAKVDKKGTIHLSWVWRESWDVSTNHDICYARSFDGGLTWEKSNGEKI is encoded by the coding sequence ATGAACAAGTCTTTTTACAAGAGTATTCTGTGTGCTTTATCTCTCACCCTTTTTGCCTGTGCAACAAAATCATCAAAAGAAATTCCTGTTGGTTTAGGCTGGAGCAATAATTCTGTCAATACAGTTAAATTCAGAAAAAATGCGGTAACTACTTTTAAAGATCTTCAGTTCACAGCTTATTATGATGCAGATGGTTCAGTAGTTTTAGGCAAAAGAAAACTTAATTCTGCTAACTGGGAAATCGTAAAAACACCTTACACTGGTCATGCAAAAGATGCCCATAATAGTATTAGTATTGCTGTAGACGGAGACGGATATCTTCATGTAAGCTGGGATCATCACGACACCAAACTTCGATATGCAAAAAGCAAATCACCCTTAAGTTTAGATTTGGACAGAGAAGAATCGATGACCGGAATTGCCGAACAAAAAGTGACCTATCCTGAATTTTACAACCTGCCTAACGGAAATTTGTTGTTTTTATATCGCTCCGGTTCTTCGGGAAGAGGAAATATGATTATTAATTCCTATTCTGTGAAAGACAAAAAATGGTCACAAATTCAAAGCAATTTATTAAACGGCGAAGATAAAAGAAGTGCTTACTGGCAAGCCAAAGTAGATAAAAAAGGCACCATACATCTGTCTTGGGTCTGGAGAGAAAGCTGGGATGTTTCGACGAATCACGACATCTGTTATGCCCGCTCTTTTGATGGCGGCTTGACCTGGGAAAAATCAAATGGAGAAAAAATATAA
- a CDS encoding AEC family transporter, giving the protein MNNFILIFFFLFLGLLLQRVKGFPSNIYKVLNKIVIYLCLPAITLYHIPKIKWSNELLFPIGAGWITFILAFAFFHFLGKKLKWSNKLIGCLILTAGLSNSSFLGFPIIEALFGKKGLETAVLVDQPGTFVVVSTFGVFVAAFYSKGSPDTWSIIRKILLFPPFIMFVLACLMNVYDYDLDSNIQSILLKVGSFVTPLALLSVGLQLNFDRKSQHWKFLRLGLFLSLFWFRLPF; this is encoded by the coding sequence ATGAACAACTTTATTTTAATATTCTTCTTTTTATTTTTAGGATTGCTTTTGCAAAGAGTAAAAGGATTTCCGTCTAATATTTACAAGGTTTTAAATAAAATTGTCATTTATTTATGTCTTCCTGCCATCACTTTATATCATATACCGAAAATTAAATGGAGCAATGAATTGTTGTTTCCCATAGGAGCGGGCTGGATTACTTTTATTCTTGCATTTGCATTTTTTCATTTTTTAGGAAAGAAATTAAAATGGTCTAATAAACTAATTGGCTGTCTGATCCTAACTGCGGGATTAAGCAATTCGTCATTTTTAGGTTTTCCTATAATTGAAGCTTTATTTGGCAAAAAAGGTTTAGAAACTGCTGTTCTGGTAGATCAGCCCGGAACATTTGTGGTTGTTTCAACATTCGGTGTTTTTGTAGCAGCATTTTATTCTAAAGGAAGCCCGGATACGTGGAGCATCATAAGGAAAATACTTTTATTCCCTCCGTTCATAATGTTTGTTCTTGCTTGCCTGATGAATGTTTATGACTACGATTTAGATTCGAATATTCAATCCATATTATTAAAAGTGGGAAGTTTTGTGACACCGCTTGCTTTATTATCTGTCGGATTACAACTCAATTTTGACCGAAAAAGCCAGCATTGGAAATTTTTACGGCTTGGACTTTTTTTAAGCTTATTCTGGTTCCGTTTGCCATTTTAG